A genomic region of Raphanus sativus cultivar WK10039 chromosome 6, ASM80110v3, whole genome shotgun sequence contains the following coding sequences:
- the LOC108806666 gene encoding putative 4-hydroxy-4-methyl-2-oxoglutarate aldolase 2 → MAFVTTAEVCDANQDLIRSGQLRALQPCFQIYGRRQIFSGPVVTVKVFEDNGLIRQFLEEKGNGRVLVVDGGGSLRCAILGGNPVVQAQNNGWAGIIVNGCIRDVDEINGCDIGVRALASHPIKASKKGLGEQRVPLNIAGTRICDGEWLYADTDGILVSQVELSV, encoded by the exons atggcgTTTGTGACAACTGCGGAAGTTTGTGACGCGAATCAAGATCTGATCCGTAGTGGCCAGCTCAGAGCTCTGCAGCCCTGTTTCCAGATTTACGGTCGCCGTCAGATATTCTCAGGTCCTGTTGTTACTGTCAAAGTGTTTGAAGACAATGGCTTGATCCGTCAGTTTCTCGAAGAGAAAG gcaatGGAAGAGTTCTTGTGGTGGATGGTGGAGGGAGCTTACGATGTGCCATACTTGGAGGAAACCCGGTAGTACAAGCTCAGAACAACGGATGGGCGGGGATCATAGTGAACGGTTGCATAAGAGACGTTGATGAGATCAACGGTTGCGACATTGGAGTGAGAGCTTTAGCTTCTCATCCTATCAAGGCTAGTAAGAAAGGACTTGGTGAACAGAGAGTCCCACTCAACATAGCTGGCACTCGGATATGCGATGGTGAATGGCTTTACGCAGATACTGATGGTATCCTTGTTTCTCAGGTCGAATTATCTGtttag
- the LOC108813088 gene encoding histidine--tRNA ligase, cytoplasmic translates to MATERRSVITLGGKGSSFSSSSVYKVACGVADARIDSSAIERFSTKALPLIKGSSFRIPSEELTKEEIRASLVVLLNKLLLSNSGSPSSSTVRSVIPVKILEILNSKDETFGFGDVEVTEGEIVVLEKSCASLVGVCSVIDHKATVLSQIVDSVAALSCEATKGDITSFSSLDSGDGFGNKDAIGVAGDLKVLLNGSKAVGKAEEVEEVSKIPRIHGKFRDVVRSVHSDARVELNSGVVKGGGIGEALGATLSGLCVPIKRLGECSFLRAKLCVESIGNESLKNLLLEKSFVEYENLKSGVKLAFVEEDPCRLAHKLNESLGVVWRIVGLEAAAAYFALSGGDKEEPKSDKKNKKKAVLGKGTSVIIQFIKERLGSNEGANGGDQVEQILNLYDPEGHGFDCLLAKVKEIVESNENRRLPKLPKGTRDFAQGKMIIREKAFSIIQNVFKKHGATALDTPVFELRETLMGKYGEDSKLIYDLADQGGEICSLRYDLTVPFARYVAMNGITSIKRYQIAKVYRRDNPSHGRYREFYQCDFDIAGLSEPMGPDFEVVKILTELLDKLEIGDYVVKLNHRKLLDGMLEICGVPAEKFRTICSSIDKLDKQSFEQVKKEMVEEKGLSSEIADRIGSFVKEKGAPMELLTKLREEGSEFLGNKSAKEALDELSIMFEALERSKCSDRVVFDLSLARGLDYYTGVIFEAVCIGAEVGSIAAGGRYDNLIGMFGAKQVPAVGMSLGIERVFNILENKQNLKEEPKRVVRSTETKVLVSIMEEDKLGEAAELASQLWEADISAEYLVTKRNSKHFDWAKGSKIPWMVVVGKTELSEGVVTLKKMVEGSEEEIKGVPRDSFVAELLKRL, encoded by the exons ATGGCGACGGAGAGGAGATCTGTGATTACTCTGGGAGGAAAAGGCTCTtcattctcttcttcctctgtttacAAGGTTGCTTGCGGCGTCGCTGATGCACGAATCGACTCTTCTGCGATCGAGAGATTCTCCACTAAAGCCCTTCCATTGATCAAAGGAAGCTCCTTTCGTATCCCTTCTGAAGAGTTAACGAAGGAAGAGATCCGAGCTTCTCTGGTTGTGCTCTTAAACAAGCTTCTTTTGTCAAACTCAGGTTCGCCTTCTTCCTCCACCGTCCGCTCTGTTATTCCGGTTAAGATACTGGAGATTCTGAACTCAAAGGATGAGACTTTCGGGTTCGGTGATGTGGAAGTGACGGAAGGGGAGATTGTTGTGTTGGAGAAGTCTTGTGCTTCGTTGGTTGGAGTATGTTCGGTTATAGATCACAAAGCGACGGTTTTGTCACAGATTGTGGACTCTGTTGCTGCCTTGAGCTGTGAGGCTACAAAAGGTGATATCACTTCGTTTAGTTCGTTGGATTCTGGAGATgggtttggtaacaaagatgcGATCGGTGTCGCTGGTGATCTCAAGGTTTTGCTGAATGGGTCTAAAGCTGTGGGGAAAGCTGAGGAGGTGGAAGAGGTTTCGAAGATTCCGAGGATTCATGGGAAGTTCAGAGATGTGGTGAGGAGTGTGCACTCGGATGCTCGTGTTGAGTTGAACTCAGGTGTTGTTAAAGGAGGTGGAATTGGTGAGGCTTTAGGAGCAACGTTGTCAGGTTTGTGTGTGCCGATTAAAAGATTAGGAGAATGTTCGTTCCTTCGTGCTAAGCTTTGTGTTGAGTCCATTGGGAATGAGAGTCTGAAGAATCTGCTGTTGGAAAAGAGTTTTGTTGAGTATGAGAATCTGAAGAGTGGTGTTAAGTTAGCTTTTGTTGAAGAGGATCCTTGCAGATTAGCTCATAAGTTGAATGAGTCTCTGGGGGTTGTGTGGAGAATCGTCGGTTTGGAAGCAGCTGCTGCCTATTTTGCACTTTCTGGTGGAGACAAAGAGGAGCCAAAGAGCGataagaagaataagaagaaagcAGTTTTGGGGAAAGGGACAAGCGTCATTATCCAGTTTATCAAAGAGAGATTGGGGAGTAACGAGGGAGCAAATGGTGGTGACCAGGTGGAGCAAATCTTGAATCTTTATGATCCGGAGGGTCACGGTTTTGATTGCTTATTGGCTAAAGTGAAAGAGATTGTAGAAAGTAATGAAAACAGGAGACTCCCTAAGCTTCCAAAG GGTACTCGAGATTTTGCTCAAGGGAAGATGATAATCAGAGAAAAAGCATTTTCAATCATTCAGAATGTTTTCAAGAAACACGGTGCAACTGCACTTGACACTCCTGTGTTTGAATTGAGAGAGACACTTATGGGCAAGTATGGAGAAGACTCTAAGCTGATCTACGATCTTGCTGATCAG GGTGGAGAGATTTGTTCTTTACGATATGATCTGACTGTTCCATTTGCGCGGTACGTGGCTATGAACGGTATCACATCGATCAAAAGATACCAAATAGCTAAGGTGTACAGAAGAGACAATCCATCTCACGGGAGGTACAGAGAGTTTTATCAGTGTGATTTCGATATCGCTGGTTTGTCTGAACCGATGGGACCTGATTTCGAAGTCGTCAAGATTTTAACTGAGCTCCTTGATAAACTGGAGATTGGAGACTATGTG GTGAAACTGAATCATAGAAAGTTGCTTGATGGGATGCTGGAGATATGTGGAGTACCGGCTGAGAAATTCAGAACCATCTGTTCAAGTATCGATAAGTTAGACAAGCAATCGTTTGAGCAAGTGAAGAAAGAGATGGTGGAGGAGAAGGGTTTGTCATCAGAGATTGCAGACAGAATTGGGAGCTTTGTCAAGGAGAAAGGAGCTCCTATGGAGCTATTGACTAAACTGAGAGAAGAAGGGAGCGAGTTTTTAGGCAACAAGTCAGCAAAAGAAGCTCTTGATGAGTTGAGTATAATGTTTGAAGCTCTTGAGAGATCAAAGTGCAGTGACAGAGTAGTCTTTGATCTGAGTCTTGCTAGAGGTCTTGATTATTACACCGGGGTCATCTTTGAAGCCGTTTGTATAGGAGCTGAGGTTGGATCAATTGCTGCTGGTGGTCGATACGATAACCTTATAGGAATGTTTGGAGCAAAGCAAGTCCCTGCGGTTGGCATGAGCCTTGGGATCGAGAGAGTGTTTAACATATtggaaaacaaacaaaatctgAAAGAGGAACCAAAACGA GTTGTTAGGTCTACAGAGACAAAAGTTTTGGTAAGTATAATGGAGGAAGATAAGCTAGGGGAAGCTGCAGAACTGGCTAGTCAGTTATGGGAAGCTGATATCAGTGCAGAGTATCTTGTTACGAAAAGGAATTCAAAGCATTTCGATTGGGCAAAGGGTTCGAAGATACCTTGGATGGTGGTTGTTGGCAAGACAGAGCTCAGTGAAGGTGTTGTGACATTGAAAAAGATGGTCGAGGGGAGTGAGGAGGAAATTAAAGGTGTTCCTAGAGACAGTTTCGTTGCAGAGTTGTTAAAACGCCTCTAA